The Crocinitomicaceae bacterium genome includes a region encoding these proteins:
- a CDS encoding RNA polymerase sigma factor RpoD/SigA gives MRQLKITKSITNRESQSLDKYLQDIGKEELITAEIEVELAKRIKQGDQKALEKLTRANLRFVVSVAKQYQNQGLTLPDLINEGNLGLIKAAQKFDETRGFKFISYAVWWIRQSILQALAEQARIVRLPLNQVGSLNKINKAFSKLEQEYERAPSAEELAEVLEVPEDKIKESLKVAGRHVSMDAPLSTSEDGGTLMDVMANSDSPKADRLLMAESLQKEIERSLSTLTDKEREIIRLFFGIGMNHGLTLEEIGAKFNLTRERVRQIKEKAIRRLRHTSRNKLLKAYLG, from the coding sequence ATGAGGCAGTTAAAAATCACCAAATCCATTACCAATCGTGAAAGTCAATCATTAGATAAATACCTTCAGGACATTGGAAAAGAAGAACTGATTACAGCAGAGATTGAAGTAGAACTGGCAAAACGAATCAAACAAGGAGATCAAAAGGCGCTTGAAAAACTTACCCGTGCTAACCTTCGTTTTGTGGTGTCAGTAGCAAAACAATACCAAAATCAAGGATTAACCCTACCCGATTTGATCAATGAAGGAAATCTTGGGTTGATTAAAGCAGCACAAAAATTTGATGAAACACGTGGTTTTAAATTCATCTCCTACGCGGTATGGTGGATTCGTCAATCAATTCTGCAAGCTTTGGCTGAGCAGGCTCGTATTGTACGTTTGCCGTTAAACCAGGTAGGATCACTGAACAAAATCAATAAAGCATTCTCTAAACTTGAGCAAGAATATGAACGTGCCCCAAGTGCAGAAGAACTTGCAGAAGTACTTGAAGTACCTGAAGATAAAATTAAAGAAAGTTTGAAAGTTGCCGGTCGTCACGTTTCGATGGATGCTCCTCTTTCAACTTCTGAAGATGGTGGTACTTTAATGGATGTAATGGCCAATTCAGATTCCCCTAAAGCTGACCGTCTGCTCATGGCTGAATCTTTGCAAAAAGAAATTGAACGATCACTTTCAACACTTACAGATAAAGAACGTGAAATCATTCGTTTATTCTTTGGAATTGGAATGAATCACGGCTTAACACTGGAAGAAATTGGAGCAAAATTCAACCTCACGCGTGAACGTGTGCGTCAGATTAAAGAAAAAGCTATTCGCCGTTTGCGTCATACATCGCGCAACAAATTACTGAAAGCATATCTTGGTTAA
- a CDS encoding adenylate/guanylate cyclase domain-containing protein, whose product MIRIGLFIFILLTGVSFSFSQSSQQLFNEAQELRNSGKDTKAIKKYEEALNVAKAENNIAVQMSVHLELAELKDNVVNYKEALDHYKEFSILYKKQTAQKTKMLEDSVSGLQTEVNASYDSINQKNTEIKQKESAIDSLTTEQLQSQLSIKDLELANNQKALELQASKNRRNLLLFVLGIVILASVFIMRGFILKRRGVRVLKQKNYEIIMEQQKSDRLLMNILPEKIAYELKEFNKTTPHHHESATIMFTDFKGFTKFSEKHSPEELVKLIDYYFKGFDKIVEKYHIEKIKTIGDAYMCVCGIPEKNDQHAANMIRAAFEFRDFVDQTAHEKQKENLPYLEMRIGIHSGPLVAGVVGHHKFSYDVWGDAVNVAARMEHASEPGKINVSETVYQQVQHEFSFEYRGELEAKNKGKMKMYFVSMPS is encoded by the coding sequence ATGATCCGTATTGGTTTGTTCATTTTTATTTTGCTCACCGGTGTGAGCTTTTCTTTTTCACAATCAAGCCAACAATTATTCAATGAAGCGCAGGAATTGAGAAATTCAGGCAAAGACACCAAGGCAATAAAAAAGTATGAAGAAGCATTGAATGTGGCAAAAGCTGAAAATAATATAGCCGTGCAAATGAGCGTGCATCTTGAGCTGGCTGAATTAAAAGACAATGTAGTCAATTACAAAGAGGCACTGGACCATTACAAAGAATTTTCAATTTTATATAAAAAGCAGACAGCTCAAAAAACTAAAATGTTAGAAGATTCTGTTTCAGGATTGCAGACAGAAGTCAATGCCAGCTATGACAGCATCAATCAAAAAAACACAGAGATAAAACAAAAAGAAAGTGCCATTGATTCTCTAACAACAGAACAGTTGCAATCCCAGTTGTCTATTAAAGATTTGGAACTTGCCAATAATCAAAAAGCGCTGGAACTTCAAGCGTCAAAAAACCGAAGAAATCTTCTGTTATTTGTTCTGGGTATTGTCATACTTGCCTCAGTTTTTATCATGAGAGGATTTATTTTAAAGCGCCGTGGTGTTCGTGTTCTCAAGCAAAAGAATTATGAAATCATCATGGAACAACAAAAATCTGACCGTTTGTTGATGAATATTTTACCTGAAAAAATTGCATACGAGTTGAAAGAATTTAATAAAACAACGCCTCATCACCATGAAAGTGCAACTATCATGTTTACTGATTTCAAAGGGTTCACAAAATTTTCAGAAAAACATTCGCCTGAGGAATTAGTAAAACTCATAGATTATTATTTCAAAGGATTTGACAAAATAGTAGAAAAATATCACATTGAAAAAATCAAAACCATTGGAGATGCATACATGTGCGTGTGTGGTATCCCTGAAAAAAATGATCAACATGCTGCCAATATGATTCGCGCCGCATTTGAGTTTAGAGATTTTGTTGATCAAACAGCTCATGAAAAACAGAAAGAAAATCTACCTTACTTAGAAATGCGGATAGGAATTCACAGCGGACCATTAGTAGCCGGCGTTGTAGGGCATCACAAATTTTCGTATGATGTGTGGGGTGATGCGGTGAATGTTGCAGCACGCATGGAACACGCTTCAGAGCCGGGTAAAATAAATGTGTCTGAAACAGTATATCAACAAGTACAACATGAATTCTCGTTTGAATACCGTGGAGAACTTGAAGCTAAAAATAAAGGCAAAATGAAAATGTATTTCGTGAGCATGCCTTCGTGA
- a CDS encoding alanine dehydrogenase gives MAKIVLGILKETKTPPDKRVPLIPAQCAEVMKRWPEVEVIVEKSDIRSYKDEEYAAHGIRLVDRATEADILMGVKEVKIEYLIPNKKYFFFSHTFKKQTHNRKLMQAVLANKIQLIDYETLTDKNKQRIIGFGRYAGIVGCYNAFLAYGKKHELYNIKPAHQCVDRKEMELEMKKIALPADMKIVITGSGRVGGGAIEIIKLANIKEVSAEDFLTKTFQEPVYTQLDAKDYYAKEDGSPFDSAAFHKSGAGHVSTFSRYLKVANMYIPCHYWSSSSPVIISQQDLADPTCKTTVISDISCDIAEPIASTLRPSTIADPHYGYDPQTGLETDFMNPKAIGVVAIDNLPCELPKDASVDYGNDLINRVLPHVFGPDPDRIIERASETDLHGNLMPDFSYLADYAGISSKQN, from the coding sequence ATGGCAAAAATTGTTCTGGGCATATTAAAAGAAACCAAAACACCTCCTGACAAAAGGGTGCCATTAATTCCGGCGCAATGTGCTGAGGTAATGAAACGTTGGCCTGAAGTTGAAGTGATTGTTGAAAAGAGTGATATCCGCTCATACAAAGATGAAGAATACGCAGCGCATGGAATTAGGCTTGTTGACAGAGCCACCGAGGCTGATATTTTAATGGGAGTGAAAGAAGTGAAAATTGAATACTTGATTCCCAACAAAAAGTATTTCTTCTTTTCTCACACATTTAAAAAGCAGACGCATAATCGTAAATTGATGCAGGCCGTTCTGGCTAATAAAATTCAGCTTATTGATTATGAAACGTTGACAGATAAAAACAAGCAGCGCATCATTGGTTTTGGAAGATACGCCGGCATTGTAGGATGTTATAATGCGTTTTTAGCTTACGGAAAAAAACACGAACTATATAATATAAAACCTGCTCATCAATGTGTTGACCGAAAAGAGATGGAGCTGGAGATGAAAAAAATAGCACTACCTGCGGACATGAAAATTGTGATTACCGGATCAGGTCGTGTTGGTGGAGGAGCCATTGAAATTATCAAGCTCGCCAATATTAAAGAGGTAAGCGCCGAAGATTTTCTTACAAAAACATTTCAAGAACCAGTATATACCCAACTTGACGCAAAAGATTATTACGCCAAGGAAGATGGTAGCCCATTTGATTCTGCTGCATTTCATAAAAGTGGAGCCGGACACGTATCAACATTCAGCCGATACTTGAAAGTAGCCAATATGTATATACCTTGTCATTATTGGAGTTCATCATCTCCGGTAATTATCTCGCAACAAGATTTGGCTGATCCAACTTGCAAAACAACGGTAATTTCTGACATTTCATGTGATATTGCTGAGCCTATTGCCAGTACATTAAGACCATCAACAATTGCTGATCCGCACTATGGGTACGACCCACAAACCGGGTTAGAAACTGATTTCATGAACCCCAAAGCAATTGGTGTGGTTGCCATTGATAATTTGCCTTGTGAATTACCAAAAGATGCATCAGTAGATTACGGGAATGATTTAATAAACCGGGTGCTGCCACATGTGTTTGGACCAGATCCTGATCGCATCATTGAACGCGCAAGTGAAACCGATCTCCATGGTAACTTAATGCCTGACTTCAGTTATTTAGCAGATTACGCTGGCATTTCTTCAAAACAAAACTAG